The DNA sequence GAAGGTACCTCCTCGTGAAGGGAGCCCCCGAGATAATACTCAGAAGATGCCGTTACATCGACAGCGGTGATGGTGTTAAGGAACTGACTGATGAAGAAGTGGAAAGGTGGCTCTCCAGACTCAATGATATGACCTCAAGGGCCCTCCGGGTGCTTGCACTGGCCTACAGAAAACTCCCTGACGGTGACGATGAGGAGAAGGACCTGGTGTTTGTCGGACTTGTTGGTATGATGGATCCGCCAAGAAGGGAGGCTGCTGATGCCATAGAAACCTGTAAGAGGGCCGGTATAAAGGTTGTTATGATTACAGGGGATCACAGGGACACCGCTGTTGCCATAGCACATGAACTGGGACTCATGGACAACGGGATGGCCCTCACAGGCAGGGAGCTTGATGAGCTCAGTGACGAGGAGTTCCATGAAATCGTTGAGGATGTGAGGGTCTATGCACGTGTTTTTCCCGAGCAGAAGGTCAGGATAGTTGAGGCCCTCCAGGGCAGGGGCCATGTGGTCGCCATGACCGGCGACGGGGTGAACGATGCCCCGGCCCTCAAGAAGGCCGCCATCGGTGTGGCTATGGGCAGCGGTACAGATGTGGCCAGGGAATCCTCCGACATGGTCCTCCAGGATGATAACTTCGCAACCATCGTCAGGGCGGTTAAGGAGGGCAGAACTATATTCGATAATATAAGGCGTTTTGTTAAGTTCCAGCTCTCAACAAACGTGGGGGCCATCCTGACAATTGTGTCAGCATCCCTCATCAACCTCCCGGTCCCCTTCAACCCGATACAGATACTCTGGATCAACATAATAATGGATGGACCACCTGCACAGTCCCTGGGTGTTGAGCCCCCTGAGTCAGATATAATGCTCCGCGGACCTGAAAGGGAGAATATACTCCCAGGGAGGAACCTCCTGAGGATAATCCTTGCAGGTGCTGTGATGGCCGCCGGTACCCTGGGGCTCTACATGTACATGCTATCATCAGGAGCGGGGATTGAGAGGGCCATGACAGTGGCCTTCACGGTGTTCGTCGTCTTCCAGATATTCAACGTCTTCAACTGCAAGTCACGGACTGGCCTGTCAAACAGGGCGCTGATCCTTGCCGTTGTGGCCTCACTGGCCCTGCAGATCCTCGTGATCTACCTTTCACCCCTTGAGGGCATATTCAGGACTGTGCCACTATCAGTGGTGGACTGGGTGCTGATAGTCCTGGTGGCATCACTGATACTCATCCTCGAGGCTGTCCTGAGATTCTCTGATGGGAGAAATAAAGTAAAGGAGAACCGTGCAAACCCCTGAGATAAAGGAGGGA is a window from the Methanothermobacter thermautotrophicus str. Delta H genome containing:
- a CDS encoding calcium-translocating P-type ATPase, PMCA-type codes for the protein MKWADMSLDEVLKELKTSRKGLSQDEASRRLEKYGKNELVEEKKAGPVKLFLSQFMDILIILLILAAVASYFVGDVLDSAVILFVVVVNATVGFIQEYRAERAMEKLKGLVSTEAVVIRDGETLRIPASELTLGDMVIIEEGDNVPADLRLIETYDLRIDESALTGESIPVRKTHENPEDERDVIAFMDSNVVSGRGKGAVIATGMETSMGKIARMIQEDEGKTPLQEKIISLGKNLGLIAVVVCALVFAIQFLRGLPLVDTFMTAVSLAVASVPEGLPAILTLTLALGMQRMARSNAIVRRLLAVETLGSCSVICTDKTGTLTHNRMTVRESELTSPEMALLVCALCNNATSSEGGVIGDPTDAAILSFAAEKGYLRDELERKYPRLAEIPLDSTRKRMSTINQLEDGRYLLVKGAPEIILRRCRYIDSGDGVKELTDEEVERWLSRLNDMTSRALRVLALAYRKLPDGDDEEKDLVFVGLVGMMDPPRREAADAIETCKRAGIKVVMITGDHRDTAVAIAHELGLMDNGMALTGRELDELSDEEFHEIVEDVRVYARVFPEQKVRIVEALQGRGHVVAMTGDGVNDAPALKKAAIGVAMGSGTDVARESSDMVLQDDNFATIVRAVKEGRTIFDNIRRFVKFQLSTNVGAILTIVSASLINLPVPFNPIQILWINIIMDGPPAQSLGVEPPESDIMLRGPERENILPGRNLLRIILAGAVMAAGTLGLYMYMLSSGAGIERAMTVAFTVFVVFQIFNVFNCKSRTGLSNRALILAVVASLALQILVIYLSPLEGIFRTVPLSVVDWVLIVLVASLILILEAVLRFSDGRNKVKENRANP